A DNA window from Legionella sp. MW5194 contains the following coding sequences:
- the icmN gene encoding type IVB secretion system protein IcmN/DotK: MTSKAFLTGQAVLFGVLLLSSCQRGGNYQPLEEDVYRLPKKVAGTSDYAVIMMQKNFNKRGVKVITIGSDYLVSIPSAALFADQSPRIRWESYALLNQVVLFLKQFRKVGVNVTSYSSQYVSSRREQALTLARARVVANYLWSQGIDSRFIFTEGAGSDKPVVSFYQGGDKSPNSRIEITFRDAIV; encoded by the coding sequence GTGACCTCAAAAGCCTTTTTAACCGGGCAGGCCGTATTGTTTGGTGTGCTGCTGTTATCGAGCTGCCAGCGCGGCGGAAATTACCAGCCCCTGGAGGAAGACGTCTACCGTCTTCCCAAAAAAGTAGCGGGAACATCCGATTATGCCGTGATAATGATGCAGAAGAATTTCAATAAACGCGGCGTTAAAGTCATTACTATCGGCTCCGATTATTTAGTCAGCATCCCTTCCGCTGCGCTCTTTGCTGATCAATCGCCCCGTATCCGCTGGGAATCCTACGCCTTGTTAAATCAAGTGGTGTTGTTTTTGAAACAATTCAGAAAAGTCGGCGTGAACGTAACCAGCTACAGCAGTCAATACGTGTCTTCACGACGTGAACAGGCGCTAACACTGGCAAGGGCCAGAGTGGTGGCGAATTACCTCTGGTCTCAGGGTATCGACAGTCGTTTTATATTTACGGAAGGGGCGGGGAGCGACAAACCGGTGGTCTCATTTTATCAGGGAGGAGACAAATCACCCAACTCCAGAATTGAAATTACATTCAGAGATGCAATTGTATAG
- a CDS encoding type IVB secretion system apparatus protein IcmL/DotI has product MPQDALMAVHVRNEYYRKGHRKVMGILLVSLGINLLLAFLLIWIVNNPPAPRYFPTSLNGRVMPLFPLNQPNQSDDAMLAWAGQAAVAAFSYNFVNYREELQASSGFFTADGWRLFLQALEESNNLDAVQAKKLIVSAAAISPPTILRKGLVNDRFTWRVQIPILVTYQSVTEYTQQANMVSMLVTRVSTLNSPRGIGISQFVVSPLSS; this is encoded by the coding sequence ATGCCACAAGATGCGTTAATGGCCGTTCATGTTCGCAATGAATATTACCGTAAAGGCCACCGAAAGGTCATGGGTATTCTTTTGGTTTCGTTGGGGATTAATCTTCTGCTGGCATTCCTGTTAATCTGGATTGTCAACAACCCGCCAGCCCCACGCTACTTCCCAACCAGTTTAAACGGGCGAGTCATGCCTCTTTTTCCTTTAAATCAACCTAATCAGTCCGATGACGCGATGCTTGCCTGGGCAGGGCAGGCGGCTGTGGCGGCTTTCAGTTACAATTTCGTCAATTACCGCGAAGAATTACAGGCTTCTTCCGGATTTTTTACCGCCGATGGCTGGCGTTTGTTTTTACAGGCATTGGAAGAGTCGAATAACCTGGATGCCGTGCAGGCTAAAAAACTGATTGTTTCCGCCGCTGCGATAAGTCCGCCAACGATTTTGCGTAAAGGACTTGTAAATGATCGGTTTACCTGGCGGGTGCAGATTCCTATTCTGGTAACCTATCAAAGCGTGACTGAATATACACAACAAGCCAATATGGTGAGCATGCTGGTTACTCGCGTATCCACATTGAACTCTCCGCGAGGCATTGGTATATCCCAATTCGTGGTTAGTCCTTTAAGCAGTTAA
- the icmM gene encoding type IVB secretion system protein IcmM/DotJ translates to MSRETWLSIKNSKSFYVSSYRRACTMVIGSLVVNLALISGIYYAYFTQPEREYYASNGVTPPVKLSPRDTPNDSSVALLPPDPVNAPPVKVIPE, encoded by the coding sequence ATGAGTCGAGAGACTTGGCTGTCAATAAAAAATTCCAAATCGTTCTACGTCTCAAGTTACAGGCGTGCCTGTACTATGGTTATTGGTTCCCTGGTAGTCAATCTGGCTTTGATTAGCGGGATTTACTACGCCTATTTTACTCAGCCCGAGCGAGAATACTATGCTTCAAACGGGGTAACACCGCCTGTCAAGTTGTCACCGCGGGATACTCCCAATGATTCATCGGTCGCATTATTGCCGCCGGATCCTGTTAACGCACCGCCCGTTAAAGTGATACCGGAATAA